One Apostichopus japonicus isolate 1M-3 chromosome 7, ASM3797524v1, whole genome shotgun sequence genomic region harbors:
- the LOC139970276 gene encoding microfibril-associated glycoprotein 4-like has product MSSLKLALVVLCALSLPSGHRCVLGPEGENGPHEPRGPPGCYPPSVYNPVNTITVNACCNRTEEDDGIKQELDDIKDLLNSLISALENGDYCPGQLSYPKDCYEVQENGDNSSGVYTIQPDDADPFQVYCDMDTDGGGWTVFQRREDGSEDFFRTWNDYRDGFGSLEGEHWLGNEKLYSLTNQRRYGLRVDLGDFEDATRFAKYDSFVIADSIDKYRLQLGAYSGNAGDAMTICDNEQFSTRDMDNDIWANSCALSSKGGWWYEKCHYANLNGAYLEGEHSSYADGVNWYQWRGYRYSLKFSEMKLRPI; this is encoded by the exons ATGAGTTCTTTGAAACTAGCTTTGGTGGTTTTGTGTGCTCTCTCCTTACCATCTGGACATAGATGTGTGCTTGGTCCAGAGGGTGAAAATGGTCCACATGAACCAAGAGGTCCTCCAGGGTGCTATCCCCCATCAGTGTACAACCCGGTCAATACCATTACG GTTAACGCTTGTTGTAATCGTACTGAAGAGGATGATGGGATAAAACAAGAATTGGACGACATTAAGGACCTCCTGAACAGCCTCATAAGTGCACTGGAAAATGGAG ATTACTGTCCTGGACAACTTTCATATCCAAAGGATTGCTATGAGGTTCAAGAGAACGGTGATAATAGTAGTGGCGTATACACAATACAACCAGACGACGCTGATCCGTTTCAAGTATATTGTGACATGGATACTGACGGTGGGGGCTGGACG GTATTTCAAAGGCGGGAAGATGGTTCCGAAGATTTTTTCAGAACTTGGAACGATTACAGAGATGGCTTTGGTTCTTTGGAAGGAGAACATTGGTTAGGTAACGAGAAGTTATACTCCTTGACCAATCAGAGGAGGTATGGACTCCGTGTAGACTTGGGAGATTTTGAAGACGCGACACGATTCGCCAAGTACGACTCTTTCGTCATCGCAGACTCGATCGACAAATATAGATTGCAACTCGGTGCATATTCTGGGAATGCTG GTGATGCTATGACCATTTGCGACAACGAACAATTCTCTACTCGTGACATGGATAACGATATATGGGCAAATAGCTGTGCGTTAAGCTCCAAAGGAGGATGGTGGTACGAGAAATGTCACTACGCCAACCTCAACGGTGCATATCTGGAAGGAGAGCACTCGTCATATGCTGATGGAGTCAACTGGTACCAATGGAGAGGCTATCGCTACTCCCTTAAATTTTCCGAAATGAAGTTGAGACCGATATAA
- the LOC139970198 gene encoding uncharacterized protein, with amino-acid sequence MNSFKLALVVLCLLSLPSGNRCLPGRKDPQRVRGQLESMGPPEGHTVNACCYCTEEDYGIKQELEDIKYILNTLISTLENGDYCPGPLSYPSDCLDVQENGDNMSGVYTIKPDGADPFQVYCYMDTDGGGWTVFQRREDGSEDFFRSWNDYRDGFGSLEGEHWLGNEKLYSLTNQRRYGLRVDLGDFEDATRFAKYDFFIIADSIDKYRLQLGIFSGNVGDAMAVCDNMQFSSRDMDNDVWANSCALSYKGGWWYERCHHANLNGAYHEGDHSSYADGVNWLQWRGHQYSLKFSEMKLTQGQTILLLSKLLCKFFKMSSLKLALVVLCALSLPSGHRCMPGPEGENGPHEPRGPPGSYRPSVYNPVNTITVNTCCNRTEEDDGIKQELDGIKDLLSSLISALENGDYCPGQLSYPIDCYEVQENGGNRSGVYTIQPDDADPFQVYCDMDTDGGGWTVFQRREDGSEDFFRTWNDYKDGFGSLEGEHWLGNEKLYSLTNQRTYGLRVDLGDFEDATRFAKYDSFVIADSFDNYRLQLGAYSGDAGDAMAICDNEQFSTRDMDNDVWENSCALTFKGGWWYEKCHYANLNGAYLEGVHSSYADGVNWQQWRGYYYSLKFSEMKLRPI; translated from the exons ATGAATTCTTTCAAACTAGCTTTGGTGGTGTTATGCTTACTCTCCTTACCATCTGGAAATAGATGCTTGCCAGGACGGAAAGATCCACAACGTGTAAGGGGTCAGCTGGAATCAATGGGTCCTCCAGAGGGTCATACG GTTAACGCTTGTTGTTATTGTACTGAAGAAGATTATGGGATAAAACAAGAATTGGAAGACATCAAGTATATCCTGAATACGCTCATAAGTACACTGGAAAATGGAG ATTACTGTCCTGGACCACTTTCATATCCAAGTGATTGCTTGGATGTTCAAGAGAACGGTGATAACATGAGTGGCGTATACACAATAAAACCAGACGGCGCTGATCCATTTCAAGTATATTGTTACATGGATACTGACGGTGGAGGCTGGACG GTATTTCAAAGGCGAGAAGATGGTTCCGAAGATTTCTTCAGATCTTGGAACGATTACAGAGATGGGTTTGGTTCTTTGGAAGGAGAACATTGGTTGGGTAATGAGAAGTTATACTCCTTGACCAATCAGAGGAGGTATGGACTCCGTGTAGACTTGGGAGATTTTGAAGACGCGACACGATTCGCCAAGTACGACTTTTTCATCATCGCAGACTCGATCGACAAATATAGATTGCAACTTGGAATATTTTCTGGGAATGTTG gTGATGCTATGGCCGTTTGCGATAACATGCAATTCTCTTCTCGTGACATGGATAACGATGTATGGGCAAATAGCTGTGCGTTGAGCTACAAAGGAGGATGGTGGTACGAGAGATGTCACCACGCTAACCTCAACGGTGCATACCATGAAGGAGATCACTCGTCATATGCTGATGGAGTCAACTGGCTGCAATGGAGAGGACACCAATACTCTCTAAAATTTTCCGAAATGAAGTTG ACGCAGGGACAAACCATATTGCTTTTGTCTAAGCTGCTCTGTAAGTTCTTCAAAATGAGTTCTTTGAAACTAGCTTTGGTGGTTTTGTGCGCTCTCTCCTTACCATCTGGACATAGATGTATGCCTGGTCCAGAGGGTGAAAATGGTCCACATGAACCAAGAGGTCCTCCAGGGTCCTATCGCCCATCAGTGTACAACCCGGTCAATACCATTACG GTTAACACTTGTTGTAATCGTACTGAAGAGGATGATGGTATAAAACAAGAATTGGACGGCATCAAGGACCTGCTGAGCAGCCTCATAAGTGCACTGGAAAATGGAG ATTACTGTCCTGGACAACTTTCATATCCAATTGATTGCTATGAGGTTCAAGAGAACGGTGGTAATAGGAGTGGCGTATACACAATACAACCAGACGACGCTGATCCATTTCAAGTATATTGTGACATGGATACTGACGGTGGAGGCTGGACG gtATTTCAAAGGCGAGAAGATGGTTCCGAAGATTTTTTCAGAACTTGGAACGATTACAAAGATGGCTTTGGTTCTTTGGAAGGAGAACATTGGTTAGGTAATGAGAAGTTATACTCCTTGACCAATCAGAGGACGTATGGACTCCGTGTAGACTTGGGAGATTTTGAAGACGCGACACGATTCGCCAAGTACGACTCTTTCGTCATCGCAGACTCATTCGACAATTATAGATTGCAACTAGGAGCATATTCTGGAGATGCTG GTGATGCTATGGCCATTTGTGACAACGAACAATTCTCTACCCGTGACATGGATAACGATGTATGGGAAAATAGCTGTGCGTTGACCTTCAAAGGAGGATGGTGGTACGAGAAATGTCATTACGCCAACCTCAACGGTGCATATCTGGAAGGAGTTCACTCATCATATGCTGATGGAGTCAACTGGCAACAATGGAGAGGCTATTACTACTCCCTTAAATTTTCCGAAATGAAGTTGAGACCGATTTGA
- the LOC139970273 gene encoding protein O-linked-mannose beta-1,4-N-acetylglucosaminyltransferase 2-like — translation MASVEVREVIKVVLLSVLMYNALFTIQWQKTFMGIFPSQIYRDKLNYSIPEGYIAWCSGQEPNDNICNFKNLCFSHHSKRFFVINNTNVQETIVISLSTAQPDLFTYTTVHDLNFKFRDKILINYKEGKYLLFRRFIPGNIAHAIHDELMPLFYTLLRHGDITDDVPQRTLVSFRSLWLEEAYGLYNLFSKDTQLLETDLQLEPDDSFTCFQDITVGLTKESLWYQIGFNEPEGPLVDSKVTATHIRNFTAYIRRRLNIPSTCPSEEYGVVFSRLRTRRLLNEKELASKIEKEFQLKMVFLHLEVNKMSHISDVIKVVSCARLITGMHGAAFILSMFLQPGSVVMELYPYALNPEYLTYYKTLLHLPDMNIEYLTWRNLNQSNTVTRGFNWLHPLSNRIVNVPRDEQLRIINSAEVPPHLCCYNTEFQFRMRQDTYVNITNIINILARSSLRYKKYSHTD, via the coding sequence ATGGCGTCTGTAGAAGTTAGGGAGGTTATTAAGGTTGTTTTGTTGTCTGTGTTGATGTATAATGCCTTATTCACAATTCAATGGCAAAAAACCTTTATGGGAATATTTCCATCTCAGATTTATCGAGACAAGCTGAACTATAGCATACCTGAAGGTTATATTGCCTGGTGTTCTGGACAGGAACCAAATGATAACATCTGTAATTTCaaaaatttatgtttttcacATCATTCGAAGAGGTTTTTTGTCATTAATAATACCAATGTTCAAGAAACTATTGTTATTTCACTGTCGACGGCTCAACCCGATTTATTTACCTACACAACGGTACATGACTTAAACTTCAAGTTTCGTGATAAGATATTGATAAACTATAAGGAAGGTAAATATCTGCTTTTTCGTCGATTCATACCGGGAAATATAGCACATGCCATTCACGACGAACTTATGCCTTTGTTTTACACGCTATTACGTCATGGGGACATTACAGACGATGTGCCACAACGAACGCTTGTCTCATTTCGAAGTTTGTGGTTGGAGGAAGCATATGGCTTGTACAACTTATTTTCAAAAGACACGCAATTACTAGAGACCGATTTACAACTAGAACCTGATGATTCATTTACATGTTTTCAAGATATAACTGTGGGGTTAACAAAAGAATCCCTATGGTATCAAATTGGTTTCAATGAACCAGAAGGACCCCTTGTTGATTCAAAAGTTACGGCAACACATATACGGAATTTCACAGCTTATATTCGAAGAAGATTGAACATTCCATCTACCTGTCCAAGTGAAGAATACGGTGTAGTATTCTCTCGTTTAAGAACACGAAGATTGTTAAACGAAAAGGAACTAGCCTCCAAAATAGAAAAGGAATTTCAATTAAAGATGGTCTTTCTTCATTTGGAAGTGAATAAAATGTCTCATATAAGTGATGTCATCAAGGTTGTTTCTTGTGCTAGATTGATAACTGGGATGCACGGAGCAGCGTTTATTCTCAGCATGTTTCTTCAACCAGGTTCTGTGGTAATGGAACTATACCCTTACGCATTGAACCCCGAATATCTCACTTACTATAAAACCTTATTACATTTACCTGACATGAATATAGAATATCTAACATGGAGAAATTTAAATCAGTCTAATACTGTTACACGGGGATTCAATTGGTTGCATCCGCTGTCGAACAGGATCGTGAATGTACCACGTGACGAACAGCTTAGAATCATAAATAGCGCCGAGGTACCTCCCCATCTGTGCTGCTATAACACAGAGTTTCAGTTTCGTATGAGACAAGATACATATGTAAATATcacaaatattataaacatCCTTGCGAGATCTTCACTTCGTTACAAAAAGTACAGCCATACTGACTGA